Proteins encoded in a region of the Prunus persica cultivar Lovell chromosome G4, Prunus_persica_NCBIv2, whole genome shotgun sequence genome:
- the LOC18779091 gene encoding protein ENDOSPERM DEFECTIVE 1 encodes MDPLMVESCGSATVEDAAACAPPHPPPPPPPTAHRRPRVREVSSRFMSPAVSTGDLPHPLPTKSPLPKHHQHGISTPSSTLAEIQSRQRSSSVNRRRRHLDLEPFRCSDENRPTGFSSIHTPSQSWEIPLPPEHMLNYTGRKQRPVKPFKENGGGKVQQQQQKQHLTKTCTGKGSNAFTTPSRPDTPMVTASLDRTSRFRLIQQRSTNITPTAAAKLLQSSGMSLPALPTNLVTETEANTQDATSAPQLDPSSPSSLPDVNNHSQMPVVPSCSTRCLPDIRSSMPEADLLPSVSSRQLVDKNSSSRGNATVTVSDDFLKCSASPCSRSLKLPLSSSDILSFQPNKGSERLTSVVSKPYTNTGKMGGLCLPPVPPSTSAKLSSDTRRGKKVSGHLEDVHSLRVLHNRYLQWRYTNARAEASMRAQQRETERTLYSLAVKIAELYDSVKRKRIELGILQRTETLSAILDAQIPYLDQWFALQGDHSSSLAEATQALSNASFQLPISGNVRVDLQEVKEALNSAVEVMEIIDLQVQRSTAKAEETENLISELARVTGGERALIEECGNMLSKTYTTQVEEWSLRGQIIQLKRCCS; translated from the exons ATGGATCCATTGATGGTGGAAAGTTGCGGATCTGCCACCGTAGAAGACGCAGCAGCTTGCGCTCCTCCCCATCCTCCTCCCCCTCCTCCGCCGACTGCTCACCGGAGGCCAAGAGTGAGGGAGGTGAGCTCTAGGTTCATGTCTCCTGCGGTTTCCACTGGTGATCTCCCTCATCCCCTGCCTACTAAATCGCCCCTCCCGAAACATCATCAACATGGCATCTCAACTCCAAGCTCGACGCTTGCGGAAATTCAGTCGAGGCAGCGCTCTTCCTCTGTGAATAGGCGACGGAGGCACTTGGACTTGGAGCCCTTCCGCTGCTCCGACGAGAACAGACCCACCGGCTTCTCCTCCATTCACACTCCGAGTCAGAGTTGGGAAATCCCTCTCCCACCGGAACATATGCTTAATTATACTGGGAGGAAACAGCGTCCTGTGAAGCCATTCAAAGAAAACGGAGGCGGCAAAGTCCAACAGCAACAGCAGAAGCAGCATCTTACAAAAACCTGCACCGGGAAAGGCAGCAATGCTTTTACCACACCCTCAAGACCTGACACACCCATGGTGACTGCTAGTCTAGATAGGACGTCTAGATTCAGGCTCATTCAGCAACGGTCTACCAACATCACACCCACAGCAGCCGCTAAGCTCTTGCAGTCTAGCGGGATGTCTTTACCTGCTCTACCTACCAATCTAGTTACTGAGACTGAGGCAAACACCCAAGACGCCACTTCTGCTCCCCAACTTGATCCTTCTTCACCAAGCTCACTTCCAGATGTCAATAATCACAGTCAAATGCCAGTTGTACCAAGCTGCTCAACAAGGTGTCTTCCTGATATCCGCTCTTCCATGCCTGAGGCCGATTTGTTGCCATCCGTTTCTAGTAGACAGCTCGTTGACAAAAATAGCAGCAGCAGGGGTAATGCAACTGTCACTGTCAGTGacgattttttaaaatgttctGCTTCCCCTTGCTCCCGTTCTCTGAAATTGCCATTATCAAGTTCCGACATCTTATCCTTCCAGCCAAACAAAGGGAGTGAAAGATTAACATCTGTGGTGTCCAAGCCATATACAAACACAGGGAAGATGGGGGGCTTATGTCTTCCCCCTGTCCCACCATCTACAAGTGCAAAGCTGAGCTCAGATACAAGGAGAGGAAAGAAAGTTTCTGGACACCTAGAAGACGTGCACTCCTTGAGAGTGCTTCATAACCGCTATCTGCAGTGGAGATATACCAATGCAAGAGCAGAGGCTTCCATGCGCGCACAGCAGAGAGAAACTGAG AGAACACTTTATTCTCTTGCGGTAAAGATAGCAGAACTATATGATTCTGTCAAGAGGAAACGGATAGAACTCGGCATTTTGCAAAGAACAGAGACTTTATCAGCAATTCTTGATGCTCAA ATTCCATATTTGGACCAGTGGTTTGCTCTTCAAGGGGATCATTCAAGTTCTCTGGCAGAAGCAACACAAGCTTTGTCAAATGCCTCATTTCAACTTCCAATCAGTGGCAATGTTAGG GTCGATCTACAAGAGGTAAAAGAGGCACTGAACTCAGCAGTGGAAGTGATGGAGATCATAGATCTCCAAGTTCAGCGATCTACAGCAAAG gcagaagaaacagaaaatttgatttcagAACTAGCCAGAGTGACTGGTGGAGAAAGAGCTCTTATTGAAGAATGTGGAAATATGTTGTCCAAGACATATACAACGCAG GTGGAAGAGTGGAGCTTAAGGGGCCAGATAATCCAGTTGAAACGTTGCTGTTCTTGA